Genomic window (Sinorhizobium sojae CCBAU 05684):
CACCGCCTCATCGGATGCCCTCCTGCGACAGGCGACCGATGAATGGCTCGACACTTGCCGCTGCCACGATTTCGTATTTCTTCAACAACTCCGCGAAGTAACGTTCTTGGTAGCGGCGCCGCTCTTCGTCCTGCCATTGCGCGCGCACTTCGTCCTTGACTTCGGCGAAGGGCCTTAGTGCGGCGGGGGCGATCTCGGATACGTGGACGAGATGCTGTCCGAAGGCGGATTCGATCGGGCCGCTCCATTCCCCTTCCTTGAGTGCGACGACCTCTTGGGAAAAATCAGGGCCGAACTGTGCGGCGATGTCGCTTTGCCTACCGTCCTCCAGCCGTGCCTCGGCCAGCCATTGGTCGCCTTGTTCGAGGATTGCCGTTTGCGCAAGGCCGTTGGATGCGGCAAGCACGCGTCGCGCATCGGCCGCCGCGTCCTGGCGATTCGAACCGCTGAAGAAGACGTGGACGAAAGACACCCGCGCCTCCTGACGGAACCGGTCCGGATGCGCATCATAGAACTGGTGCAGGTCGTCTTCGGTTGGCTCGGCGAGGCGCGCGGTATCCTCGATCAGGAATGTCACCTTCTGTGCCAGCCTGCGCCGGATGATCGTATCGTCCTCACCGAGCCCCAAGGCGCGGGCCTCGTTGGCAAGCAGTTCTTCCTTGATCAGCTCCGCGATGAGACCGCGCAGTTCCTCCTCGGAGGGCGCGCGCCCCCATTGGCCGGTCCATGTCTCAGTGATCCAGCGCAGGTGCCCGTCGTCGAGCCGGATTTCCGGCCGGTCGCCTGTCCCGGCGTCGCTGTTGAGCCAGGCATGGGCGACAAACAGGGCGGCGCCCGCGATGGCGAAGTGGACGACGGGTTCCTTCAGCAGCTTCATGATGAGCCATCCCGCTTGAGCATCTCGCAGTCAGGCGGAATTGCCTGAAGTCGCACGATGCGGAAAATAAATCTGACCGGCGGTTCCATTTGTGATCGCCAGAAGCCAGGAGTCCTGGACCGAAAACAAACATCTGAGCAGATGAAGCGTGGGAGAGGGCACGCAAGTCTGCTTTAGTGCATCGGCGATCGCCGCATCGCGACGACATTTGCCCGCTCCAGCGCCTCGGCGATCTCCTCGGCAAGATCTACGACAATCTCCTCGTATTCCAGGCGCCGCGCCGCACGAAGGCTTTCCGGCAAGTGCTCGACCGCAGCGAGGGCCTCTTCGGCGGCTGCAAGATCGTCGCAGATGCAACGGAAATTCTCGTCCCGCGCAAGCAACGCTTCGATCTGGGGACCTCGCGTCGGAAAGCGGCAAGTGGCCGCTTGCAGTCCCCTTTTCCCTACAGTGCCGTCCGACCGCGCACCCATGTTCGAGTAGCCTTCGCAATGCTGAAAACTATTTCAGGGAGAGTATATTGCGCTAAGTCAATGCAGGGATGTAACTTACGTGGGCAAACAGGCGTATGCGGTAGGCAATGCACCTGCGGCGGCCTGTGAAGGGGGCGAGGCAATGGTCCAGACCCGTTCTGTCCGAGTGGATCAGGCGGCAAAGCCGATGCCGCCGGAGCCGGAGATCCGCCTACAATTGCAGCGAATCCTGTCGAGCCTGGAATTTGACGTGCCGGAACGGGCGCGGAGGTTTCTCTCCTATGTCGTCGAGGAGGCCATCGCGGGCCGAGGGGATCGGATCAAGGCCTACTCGATTGCGGTGGCGGTTTTCGGCCGCGACTCCTCGTTCGACGCACAGACCGATCCCGTCGTTCGGATTGAAGCAGGGCGCATAAGACGGGCGCTCGAGCGCTATTACCTTGTTGCGGGACAAAGCGATCTGATCACGATCGACATACCCAAAGGCGGATACGTTCCAGTCTTCAGCCGGAACGATGGCGGCGCGGAGCTGGACGGAAATGCAGAGCATGCTGCGGAAGAGCGCAGCGAGACTGGCGAGCGCCCGGTGACGCGCTGGCGGCCGATCCTTGTCGCCGCCGCCGGATTTCTTCTTCTCGGATCCATTCTTCTCTACGGCATCTCGCGAACGGATCACGTGCCCAACGCGTCCTCGACCCTGGCGCAGACCGTGCCGGACGTGCCACGTCTGATCGTCCTGCCTTTCGAGGACTTGTCCGGAAGTGACAGCTCGGTGGCGAGGGGCCTGACCGACAAGGTCATCGAACAGATCTCGAAGTTCAAGGAAATCGTCGTCGTCGCGGGCGACCCGCCCGATGCGTCGAGCGAGACGCCGGCAGGCGCCGTAGTGCAGAATGCACGCTATGCGCTTTCAGGCGGCGTGCGGTTCGACGGTTACCGGCTGCGGCTGACTAGCCGCCTCGTCAACCGCGGCGACGGATCGGTCCTGTGGGCCGAAAGCTACAATGAGAGCCTGAAGGTCCGTAGTCTTATCGAGCTCGAGACCAAGATAGCGCGCTCCGTGGCCACGGCACTGGCGCAGCCCTACGGCGCCATATTCAGGGCGGATGCCTCGTCGGCGGCAAACATGCCGCCGGAAGATTGGGAAGCCTATCGATGCACTCTGGCCTATTATGGCTATCGCGCCAGCCTTAATCCGCAGACCCATGCCTCGGTTCAGGGCTGCCTCAAGCGGGCGGTAGAGAAATTCCCGGGCTATGCCACCGCCTGGGCGCTGCTTTCGCTGACCTACATCGATCAGCTCCGGTTCCGCTACCGCCTCGATGCTCCCGCTTCGCCGCCGGTCGATCTCGCCATCGCGGCTGCAAGGCGCGCCGTCGAACTCGATCCGCAGAACGTTCGCGGTCTTCAGGCGGAAATGCTTGCTTTTTTCCTGCGCGGCGACGTCGATACGGCGCTGAAGATCGGCGAGCGCGCACTGGCCATGAATCCGAACGACCCGGAACTGAGCGCGGAATATGGGCTTCGGCTAGCGCTGTCGGGCGAGTGGGGGCGCGGGTGTCACCTTGTCGCGGAAGCGGTCAGCAGGAACCCTGGGCCTCTCGGCTATTTCGAGGCATCGCTCGCGCTTTGCGCCTACATGCAACAGGACTATGCCGCCGCCGAGCAATGGATCAGGGCAGCCGATGTGCAGGCCAATCCGCTTTACCATTTCATCGCTGCCGCCATCCTCGGGCAACTTGTGAAGTCGGAGGAAGCGGCCAGGGAAAGAGAATGGATCGAGAAGAATGCACCGGGCATTCTCCAGAACATTCGCCAGGAGGTGGCGCTGCGCATCCACCGGCCGGAGGACCAGAGCCATTTCCTCGAAGGCTTGGCGAAGGCGGGTCTGGCGGTCCGGTAAATCGCAGCCTTCCGCCCCCGGCGGATGCGCGAGTCGATAGACGTTACGCGATGTTACATGCGTCCAGCGCGCCGCCATAATAGAAGAAAGAATAGCCTGCGAGGGCAGTCCCAGAGGAAAGGGAGGCGTGCATGAACAGTCTTCCGTCGCATGACACACCATGCAAGGTCCGGCGGATGAGGCGATGGGTCGCGTCATTGGCATTCCCGCTTGCCTTGTCGGTATCGTCGCCGGTGCTCGCTCAAGACGAAGAGGCGAAGAGAATCCTGAAGGCGATGGCCGACTACGTCACGGCGCAGCAGCAGATCCAGTTGACCTATGACGTGGACATCGAGGTGATCACGCCGCATCTGGAAAAGCTGCAGTTCGCGTCCTCGGGCGATCTCAAGCTCGCCCGGCCCGACAAGTTGCAGGCAACGCGGAGCGGGGGCTACGCGCATGTCGAACTCTTTTTCGACGGAAAGACCGCGACCGTCTACGGAGAGGACAGCAACGCCTTCGCGCAGGTGGAGATGCCGGGCTCGCTCGACCAGATGATCGATCGGCTGAGAGCCGAGCACCACATCGAGATGCCCGGCGCGGACCTGCTTTTGTCCGACCTCTACGAGGAACTGGCCGCCGGTGTCATAGAGGCCAAGTATATCGGCCGCGGCGTCGTGGATGGCGTCGAGTGCGAGCACCTGGCGTTCCGCAATCGGGAAACCGACTGGCAGCTCTGGGTGGAACCCGGAACCGCGCCCATCCCGCGGAAATACGTCATCACCAGCAAGACGCTTGCGGCAGCGCCACAATACACCTTGCGGATCAAGTCATGGGATACGAAGACGCCGCTCGACGCCGGCGCTTTCGCCTTCGAGCCGCCTGAAGGCGCGAAATCCGTCGAATTCACGGCCCTGACCGGTATCGGCGAACTGCCGCCGCCCGCGGAAGCACCGAAGGAGCAATGACCATGGACAGCGGTCGAACAGCCATAATTGCGCTCGCTTTTCTGGGCGCCATCTTCAGCCTCTTCTGGAGCGGCGCCTTCATTCCAGAGCGGGCGGCCGATCTGATATCGCAAGCGGAGGCAAGGATCGGCAGGCCGGCAACGCCCGTAAGTTACGCAGGTGTTGCGCGTCGCACGACGCGGCGAGCCGTCTATGCCGGCGCCGCCGCTGCAACATATTACGGTCCCGCATGCGTGGAAATTCGGGATGCCTACGGTAACGTCGTTGGTTACCGATGCCCCTGACGCGGCTTCGGATCAAGCGCCTGCCCGTCGCCCTCGGCCTTCTTGCAACCGTGCTGGCGGCATGCGCCAGCCGTCCGACCGGCGTGCTCGAACCCGTGGCGGCCTCGCCTTCGACCAGTCAGGTCGAGATGTTGGTTGCGACCACGCGGGGCCGGGCGGAGAGGCCCGGCGAAGTGTTCAGCGGCGAGCGCGCGCCGAGCCCGACCTTCGCCAACATTACGGTGTCGATCCCGCCTGAAAGTACCCGCAAGGAAGGCGAGGTCGCATGGCCGCGCCGCCTTCCGCCCAATCCGGCCACGGATTTCGCCACCCTCAAGGTGGAGGAAATCGACCGGCCGGCGGCCCAGAAATGGTTGAGCACATCGGTACGCAAGAGCCCGGATCGAAGCGTCCTCG
Coding sequences:
- a CDS encoding peptidyl-prolyl cis-trans isomerase, translating into MKLLKEPVVHFAIAGAALFVAHAWLNSDAGTGDRPEIRLDDGHLRWITETWTGQWGRAPSEEELRGLIAELIKEELLANEARALGLGEDDTIIRRRLAQKVTFLIEDTARLAEPTEDDLHQFYDAHPDRFRQEARVSFVHVFFSGSNRQDAAADARRVLAASNGLAQTAILEQGDQWLAEARLEDGRQSDIAAQFGPDFSQEVVALKEGEWSGPIESAFGQHLVHVSEIAPAALRPFAEVKDEVRAQWQDEERRRYQERYFAELLKKYEIVAAASVEPFIGRLSQEGIR
- a CDS encoding DUF2092 domain-containing protein, with product MNSLPSHDTPCKVRRMRRWVASLAFPLALSVSSPVLAQDEEAKRILKAMADYVTAQQQIQLTYDVDIEVITPHLEKLQFASSGDLKLARPDKLQATRSGGYAHVELFFDGKTATVYGEDSNAFAQVEMPGSLDQMIDRLRAEHHIEMPGADLLLSDLYEELAAGVIEAKYIGRGVVDGVECEHLAFRNRETDWQLWVEPGTAPIPRKYVITSKTLAAAPQYTLRIKSWDTKTPLDAGAFAFEPPEGAKSVEFTALTGIGELPPPAEAPKEQ